A genomic region of Vitis vinifera cultivar Pinot Noir 40024 chromosome 7, ASM3070453v1 contains the following coding sequences:
- the LOC100259575 gene encoding uncharacterized protein LOC100259575 isoform X3, with protein sequence MGSEAVPSESRTTRYKCLACFRQYKKKEHLVEHMRVSYHSVHQPKCGVCQKQFKSFQSLREHLTGNLPKKNCLKIFSEQGCNYCLKIFKNADSLSEHKEMCQLPVPVTIEKIRMPSTESQIDFSDSINRDHTSRGLEAIAIDCEKVGGGSDGSLDLCARVCLIDEDENIIFHTYVQPQIPVTNYRYELTGITEAHLRDAMPLKEVREKVMEVLRNGESIGRLRLDGGKGRLLVGHDLRHDLDCLRMHYPDHLLRYDIQSGMHDPYEDCVSVMRLYKRMQSQDHSDEGIGTAIVNHHTQSFGSGFDSWKLRELKNMTPDELYKLSRPNYRCWCLDSRQALQAERTDTGGSMRT encoded by the exons ATGGGCTCGGAGGCAGTTCCTTCGGAATCTAGAACTACAAG gTACAAATGTTTGGCCTGCTTCAGGCAATATAAGAAGAAGGAGCATCTAGTTGAGCACATGAGGGTATCATATCATTCTGTGCATCAGCCAAAATGTGGGGTCTGCCAGAAGCAGTTCAAATCTTTCCAGTCACTAAGGGAACACCTTACTG GTAATTTGCCCaagaaaaattgtttgaagATATTCTCTGAGCAAGGTTGCAACTACTGTTTGAAAATCTTCAAGAATGCTGATTCTCTCAGTGAGCATAAAGAAATGTGTCAATTACCTGTGCCTGTTACAATA GAAAAAATCAGGATGCCATCTACAGAAtctcaaattgatttttcaGATTCTATTAATAGAGACCACACTAGCAGAGGTCTTGAAGCAATTGCCATTGACTGTGAAAAGGTTGGTGGCGGAAGTGATGGATCGCTTGACCTTTGTGCTAGGGTATGCCTCATAGATGAAGATGAGAATATAATTTTTCACACTTATGTGCAGCCACAAATTCCTGTCACCAATTACAG ATATGAGTTAACTGGGATTACTGAAGCACATCTGAGAGATGCCATGCCACTAAAGGAAGTGCGGGAAAAAGTTATGGAAGTTTTACGAAATGGAGAATCCATTGGGCGACTGCGTTTGGATGGTGGGAAGGGCAGACTTCTTGTGGGTCATGACCTACGCCATGACCTGGATTGCTTGAGAATGCACTATCCTGATCACTTGCTGAG GTACGATATCCAGTCAGGGATGCATGATCCATATGAAGATTGTGTATCTGTAATGAGGCTGTACAAGAGAATGCAATCTCAAGATCACTCAGACGAAGGAATTGGAACAGCCATTGTTAATCACCATACCCAAAGTTTTGGCAGTGGTTTTGATTCCTGGAAACTTAGGGAGCTCAAGAATATGACCCCAGATGAGCTTTATAAGCTCTCAAGACCAAACTACAGGTGTTGGTGTTTGGACTCAAGACAAGCATTACAGGCTGAGA GAACTGATACAGGGGGTTCGATGAGAACATGA
- the LOC100259575 gene encoding RNA exonuclease 4 isoform X5 produces MRVSYHSVHQPKCGVCQKQFKSFQSLREHLTGNLPKKNCLKIFSEQGCNYCLKIFKNADSLSEHKEMCQLPVPVTIEKIRMPSTESQIDFSDSINRDHTSRGLEAIAIDCEKVGGGSDGSLDLCARVCLIDEDENIIFHTYVQPQIPVTNYRYELTGITEAHLRDAMPLKEVREKVMEVLRNGESIGRLRLDGGKGRLLVGHDLRHDLDCLRMHYPDHLLRDTAKYLPLMKTNLVSFSLKSLTQKYLGYDIQSGMHDPYEDCVSVMRLYKRMQSQDHSDEGIGTAIVNHHTQSFGSGFDSWKLRELKNMTPDELYKLSRPNYRCWCLDSRQALQAERTDTGGSMRT; encoded by the exons ATGAGGGTATCATATCATTCTGTGCATCAGCCAAAATGTGGGGTCTGCCAGAAGCAGTTCAAATCTTTCCAGTCACTAAGGGAACACCTTACTG GTAATTTGCCCaagaaaaattgtttgaagATATTCTCTGAGCAAGGTTGCAACTACTGTTTGAAAATCTTCAAGAATGCTGATTCTCTCAGTGAGCATAAAGAAATGTGTCAATTACCTGTGCCTGTTACAATA GAAAAAATCAGGATGCCATCTACAGAAtctcaaattgatttttcaGATTCTATTAATAGAGACCACACTAGCAGAGGTCTTGAAGCAATTGCCATTGACTGTGAAAAGGTTGGTGGCGGAAGTGATGGATCGCTTGACCTTTGTGCTAGGGTATGCCTCATAGATGAAGATGAGAATATAATTTTTCACACTTATGTGCAGCCACAAATTCCTGTCACCAATTACAG ATATGAGTTAACTGGGATTACTGAAGCACATCTGAGAGATGCCATGCCACTAAAGGAAGTGCGGGAAAAAGTTATGGAAGTTTTACGAAATGGAGAATCCATTGGGCGACTGCGTTTGGATGGTGGGAAGGGCAGACTTCTTGTGGGTCATGACCTACGCCATGACCTGGATTGCTTGAGAATGCACTATCCTGATCACTTGCTGAG GGATACTGCAAAATACCTCCCCttgatgaaaacaaatttagtCAGCTTCTCCCTGAAGTCGCTCACTCAAAAATATCTTGG GTACGATATCCAGTCAGGGATGCATGATCCATATGAAGATTGTGTATCTGTAATGAGGCTGTACAAGAGAATGCAATCTCAAGATCACTCAGACGAAGGAATTGGAACAGCCATTGTTAATCACCATACCCAAAGTTTTGGCAGTGGTTTTGATTCCTGGAAACTTAGGGAGCTCAAGAATATGACCCCAGATGAGCTTTATAAGCTCTCAAGACCAAACTACAGGTGTTGGTGTTTGGACTCAAGACAAGCATTACAGGCTGAGA GAACTGATACAGGGGGTTCGATGAGAACATGA
- the LOC100259575 gene encoding uncharacterized protein LOC100259575 isoform X2, whose translation MGSEAVPSESRTTRYKCLACFRQYKKKEHLVEHMRVSYHSVHQPKCGVCQKQFKSFQSLREHLTGNLPKKNCLKIFSEQGCNYCLKIFKNADSLSEHKEMCQLPVPVTIEKIRMPSTESQIDFSDSINRDHTSRGLEAIAIDCEKVGGGSDGSLDLCARVCLIDEDENIIFHTYVQPQIPVTNYRYELTGITEAHLRDAMPLKEVREKVMEVLRNGESIGRLRLDGGKGRLLVGHDLRHDLDCLRMHYPDHLLRDTAKYLPLMKTNLVSFSLKSLTQKYLGYDIQSGMHDPYEDCVSVMRLYKRMQSQDHSDEGIGTAIVNHHTQSFGSGFDSWKLRELKNMTPDELYKLSRPNYRCWCLDSRQALQAESNDLWAQ comes from the exons ATGGGCTCGGAGGCAGTTCCTTCGGAATCTAGAACTACAAG gTACAAATGTTTGGCCTGCTTCAGGCAATATAAGAAGAAGGAGCATCTAGTTGAGCACATGAGGGTATCATATCATTCTGTGCATCAGCCAAAATGTGGGGTCTGCCAGAAGCAGTTCAAATCTTTCCAGTCACTAAGGGAACACCTTACTG GTAATTTGCCCaagaaaaattgtttgaagATATTCTCTGAGCAAGGTTGCAACTACTGTTTGAAAATCTTCAAGAATGCTGATTCTCTCAGTGAGCATAAAGAAATGTGTCAATTACCTGTGCCTGTTACAATA GAAAAAATCAGGATGCCATCTACAGAAtctcaaattgatttttcaGATTCTATTAATAGAGACCACACTAGCAGAGGTCTTGAAGCAATTGCCATTGACTGTGAAAAGGTTGGTGGCGGAAGTGATGGATCGCTTGACCTTTGTGCTAGGGTATGCCTCATAGATGAAGATGAGAATATAATTTTTCACACTTATGTGCAGCCACAAATTCCTGTCACCAATTACAG ATATGAGTTAACTGGGATTACTGAAGCACATCTGAGAGATGCCATGCCACTAAAGGAAGTGCGGGAAAAAGTTATGGAAGTTTTACGAAATGGAGAATCCATTGGGCGACTGCGTTTGGATGGTGGGAAGGGCAGACTTCTTGTGGGTCATGACCTACGCCATGACCTGGATTGCTTGAGAATGCACTATCCTGATCACTTGCTGAG GGATACTGCAAAATACCTCCCCttgatgaaaacaaatttagtCAGCTTCTCCCTGAAGTCGCTCACTCAAAAATATCTTGG GTACGATATCCAGTCAGGGATGCATGATCCATATGAAGATTGTGTATCTGTAATGAGGCTGTACAAGAGAATGCAATCTCAAGATCACTCAGACGAAGGAATTGGAACAGCCATTGTTAATCACCATACCCAAAGTTTTGGCAGTGGTTTTGATTCCTGGAAACTTAGGGAGCTCAAGAATATGACCCCAGATGAGCTTTATAAGCTCTCAAGACCAAACTACAGGTGTTGGTGTTTGGACTCAAGACAAGCATTACAGGCTGAGAGTAATGATCTTTGGGCACAATA G
- the LOC100259575 gene encoding uncharacterized protein LOC100259575 isoform X1, whose product MGSEAVPSESRTTRYKCLACFRQYKKKEHLVEHMRVSYHSVHQPKCGVCQKQFKSFQSLREHLTGNLPKKNCLKIFSEQGCNYCLKIFKNADSLSEHKEMCQLPVPVTIEKIRMPSTESQIDFSDSINRDHTSRGLEAIAIDCEKVGGGSDGSLDLCARVCLIDEDENIIFHTYVQPQIPVTNYRYELTGITEAHLRDAMPLKEVREKVMEVLRNGESIGRLRLDGGKGRLLVGHDLRHDLDCLRMHYPDHLLRDTAKYLPLMKTNLVSFSLKSLTQKYLGYDIQSGMHDPYEDCVSVMRLYKRMQSQDHSDEGIGTAIVNHHTQSFGSGFDSWKLRELKNMTPDELYKLSRPNYRCWCLDSRQALQAERTDTGGSMRT is encoded by the exons ATGGGCTCGGAGGCAGTTCCTTCGGAATCTAGAACTACAAG gTACAAATGTTTGGCCTGCTTCAGGCAATATAAGAAGAAGGAGCATCTAGTTGAGCACATGAGGGTATCATATCATTCTGTGCATCAGCCAAAATGTGGGGTCTGCCAGAAGCAGTTCAAATCTTTCCAGTCACTAAGGGAACACCTTACTG GTAATTTGCCCaagaaaaattgtttgaagATATTCTCTGAGCAAGGTTGCAACTACTGTTTGAAAATCTTCAAGAATGCTGATTCTCTCAGTGAGCATAAAGAAATGTGTCAATTACCTGTGCCTGTTACAATA GAAAAAATCAGGATGCCATCTACAGAAtctcaaattgatttttcaGATTCTATTAATAGAGACCACACTAGCAGAGGTCTTGAAGCAATTGCCATTGACTGTGAAAAGGTTGGTGGCGGAAGTGATGGATCGCTTGACCTTTGTGCTAGGGTATGCCTCATAGATGAAGATGAGAATATAATTTTTCACACTTATGTGCAGCCACAAATTCCTGTCACCAATTACAG ATATGAGTTAACTGGGATTACTGAAGCACATCTGAGAGATGCCATGCCACTAAAGGAAGTGCGGGAAAAAGTTATGGAAGTTTTACGAAATGGAGAATCCATTGGGCGACTGCGTTTGGATGGTGGGAAGGGCAGACTTCTTGTGGGTCATGACCTACGCCATGACCTGGATTGCTTGAGAATGCACTATCCTGATCACTTGCTGAG GGATACTGCAAAATACCTCCCCttgatgaaaacaaatttagtCAGCTTCTCCCTGAAGTCGCTCACTCAAAAATATCTTGG GTACGATATCCAGTCAGGGATGCATGATCCATATGAAGATTGTGTATCTGTAATGAGGCTGTACAAGAGAATGCAATCTCAAGATCACTCAGACGAAGGAATTGGAACAGCCATTGTTAATCACCATACCCAAAGTTTTGGCAGTGGTTTTGATTCCTGGAAACTTAGGGAGCTCAAGAATATGACCCCAGATGAGCTTTATAAGCTCTCAAGACCAAACTACAGGTGTTGGTGTTTGGACTCAAGACAAGCATTACAGGCTGAGA GAACTGATACAGGGGGTTCGATGAGAACATGA
- the LOC100259575 gene encoding uncharacterized protein LOC100259575 isoform X4 → MGSEAVPSESRTTRYKCLACFRQYKKKEHLVEHMRVSYHSVHQPKCGVCQKQFKSFQSLREHLTGNLPKKNCLKIFSEQGCNYCLKIFKNADSLSEHKEMCQLPVPVTIEKIRMPSTESQIDFSDSINRDHTSRGLEAIAIDCEKVGGGSDGSLDLCARVCLIDEDENIIFHTYVQPQIPVTNYRYELTGITEAHLRDAMPLKEVREKVMEVLRNGESIGRLRLDGGKGRLLVGHDLRHDLDCLRMHYPDHLLRYDIQSGMHDPYEDCVSVMRLYKRMQSQDHSDEGIGTAIVNHHTQSFGSGFDSWKLRELKNMTPDELYKLSRPNYRCWCLDSRQALQAESNDLWAQ, encoded by the exons ATGGGCTCGGAGGCAGTTCCTTCGGAATCTAGAACTACAAG gTACAAATGTTTGGCCTGCTTCAGGCAATATAAGAAGAAGGAGCATCTAGTTGAGCACATGAGGGTATCATATCATTCTGTGCATCAGCCAAAATGTGGGGTCTGCCAGAAGCAGTTCAAATCTTTCCAGTCACTAAGGGAACACCTTACTG GTAATTTGCCCaagaaaaattgtttgaagATATTCTCTGAGCAAGGTTGCAACTACTGTTTGAAAATCTTCAAGAATGCTGATTCTCTCAGTGAGCATAAAGAAATGTGTCAATTACCTGTGCCTGTTACAATA GAAAAAATCAGGATGCCATCTACAGAAtctcaaattgatttttcaGATTCTATTAATAGAGACCACACTAGCAGAGGTCTTGAAGCAATTGCCATTGACTGTGAAAAGGTTGGTGGCGGAAGTGATGGATCGCTTGACCTTTGTGCTAGGGTATGCCTCATAGATGAAGATGAGAATATAATTTTTCACACTTATGTGCAGCCACAAATTCCTGTCACCAATTACAG ATATGAGTTAACTGGGATTACTGAAGCACATCTGAGAGATGCCATGCCACTAAAGGAAGTGCGGGAAAAAGTTATGGAAGTTTTACGAAATGGAGAATCCATTGGGCGACTGCGTTTGGATGGTGGGAAGGGCAGACTTCTTGTGGGTCATGACCTACGCCATGACCTGGATTGCTTGAGAATGCACTATCCTGATCACTTGCTGAG GTACGATATCCAGTCAGGGATGCATGATCCATATGAAGATTGTGTATCTGTAATGAGGCTGTACAAGAGAATGCAATCTCAAGATCACTCAGACGAAGGAATTGGAACAGCCATTGTTAATCACCATACCCAAAGTTTTGGCAGTGGTTTTGATTCCTGGAAACTTAGGGAGCTCAAGAATATGACCCCAGATGAGCTTTATAAGCTCTCAAGACCAAACTACAGGTGTTGGTGTTTGGACTCAAGACAAGCATTACAGGCTGAGAGTAATGATCTTTGGGCACAATA G